In Dehalococcoidia bacterium, a single genomic region encodes these proteins:
- a CDS encoding RtcB family protein, with the protein MPKWNGPLEKLDENRYIIPKSYRSGMRVPGMIFASADMLDTIREEQALEQVVNVAFLPGIVGYSFAMPDIHWGYGFPIGGVAAMRIKDGVISPGGVGFDINCGVRMLRTNLTKKDVEPKMKDLIVALYNSVPSGVGSEGKIRLKAREIDDVLTKGSRWAVDKGYGRQEDLETTEEHGEMTECDPGFVSRHAKERGIPQLGTLGSGNHFLEVDIIDHIFEPQTAKVMGIDEPGQVVLWVHCGSRGLGHQVADDYVKEMVSAMQKYGISLPDRQLACSPLSSPEGQAYLSAMRCAANYAWANRQCITHWVRQAFTGVMGVSDHEAGLELIYDVCHNVAKIEEHTWEGKKQPLCVHRKGATRAFPPGHPDIPQKYAKIGQPVLIPGDMGRYSYILVGTEGAMQNSFGSTCHGAGRQESRSEAKRHVSGREVLHELESRGITVMAGSMAGLAEEASEAYKDVKEVVGVAHNAGISRIVASTKPIGVIKGQKPSLRAPLWRGEATPTE; encoded by the coding sequence ATGCCAAAGTGGAACGGTCCCCTGGAAAAGCTGGATGAAAACCGCTACATCATCCCCAAAAGCTACCGCAGCGGCATGCGCGTGCCCGGCATGATTTTCGCCTCGGCAGACATGCTGGATACCATCCGCGAGGAGCAGGCGCTCGAGCAGGTGGTCAACGTCGCCTTCCTTCCCGGCATAGTGGGCTACTCTTTCGCCATGCCCGACATTCACTGGGGCTACGGCTTCCCCATCGGCGGCGTAGCGGCCATGCGCATCAAGGACGGAGTCATATCGCCCGGCGGCGTGGGCTTCGACATCAACTGCGGCGTGCGCATGTTGCGCACCAATCTCACTAAAAAAGATGTCGAGCCGAAGATGAAAGACCTCATCGTGGCCCTCTACAACAGCGTCCCTTCCGGCGTGGGTTCCGAGGGAAAGATACGCTTAAAAGCCAGAGAGATTGATGATGTCTTAACGAAGGGTTCTCGCTGGGCGGTGGACAAAGGCTATGGGCGACAGGAAGACCTGGAGACCACCGAAGAGCACGGCGAGATGACCGAATGCGACCCCGGTTTCGTCTCCAGGCATGCCAAAGAGCGCGGCATTCCCCAGCTCGGCACGCTTGGCTCCGGCAATCACTTCCTCGAGGTGGACATCATCGACCACATCTTCGAGCCGCAAACGGCCAAGGTCATGGGCATCGACGAGCCCGGCCAGGTGGTGCTATGGGTGCACTGCGGGTCGAGGGGCCTGGGTCATCAGGTAGCTGATGATTATGTCAAAGAAATGGTCTCCGCCATGCAGAAATACGGTATCAGCCTGCCCGACAGGCAGCTCGCCTGCTCTCCTTTGAGTTCCCCCGAAGGCCAGGCCTACCTTTCGGCTATGAGGTGCGCCGCCAACTATGCCTGGGCCAACCGCCAGTGCATCACCCACTGGGTGCGCCAGGCCTTCACTGGAGTTATGGGCGTCAGCGACCACGAAGCCGGCCTGGAGCTGATTTATGACGTGTGCCACAACGTCGCCAAGATAGAGGAGCATACCTGGGAGGGCAAGAAACAGCCCCTGTGCGTGCACCGCAAGGGCGCTACGCGCGCCTTTCCGCCGGGGCATCCCGATATACCACAGAAATACGCCAAAATCGGCCAGCCCGTTCTCATCCCCGGCGACATGGGGCGCTATTCATATATATTAGTAGGGACGGAGGGGGCCATGCAGAACAGCTTCGGCTCCACCTGCCACGGGGCGGGTCGCCAGGAAAGCCGCTCGGAGGCCAAGCGCCATGTCAGCGGGCGAGAGGTGTTGCACGAGCTTGAATCAAGAGGGATAACAGTCATGGCGGGCAGCATGGCGGGTCTGGCGGAAGAAGCCTCTGAAGCATACAAGGACGTGAAAGAAGTGGTGGGCGTGGCGCACAACGCCGGCATCTCGCGCATCGTCGCCAGCACAAAGCCGATTGGAGTAATAAAGGGACAAAAACCGTCGTTGCGAGCCCCGCTCTGGCGGGGCGAAGCAACCCCTACAGAATAG
- a CDS encoding alpha/beta hydrolase — MENERPIRLVVDGAPLEGNLVIPKKAKGIVVFAHGSGSSRNSPRNRFVAGVLQEAGLATLLFDLLTPKEEQIDSVTGHLRFDIDFLARRLVGAVDWVARNKDTQSLNVGCFGASTGAAAALVAAAERPQTVKAVVSRGGRPDLAASSLPRVKAPVLLVVGGLDTQVIELNQQTLDKLTSVKELSLVPGATHLFEEQGALPQVANLAAAWFARYLGNPKG; from the coding sequence ATGGAGAATGAACGCCCTATAAGATTAGTAGTCGACGGGGCACCTCTTGAAGGCAACCTCGTAATCCCCAAAAAGGCTAAAGGCATCGTGGTATTCGCTCACGGCTCGGGCAGCAGCCGCAACAGCCCGCGCAACCGCTTCGTGGCGGGCGTGCTGCAGGAAGCCGGCCTGGCCACGCTCCTTTTCGACCTGCTGACACCTAAAGAAGAACAAATTGACTCCGTGACAGGTCACCTGCGCTTTGACATCGATTTTCTGGCCAGACGACTCGTCGGCGCCGTCGATTGGGTCGCGCGTAATAAGGATACCCAGAGCCTTAATGTCGGTTGTTTCGGGGCCAGCACGGGCGCGGCGGCGGCGCTGGTGGCGGCAGCCGAACGTCCGCAGACAGTCAAAGCCGTCGTCTCACGAGGGGGAAGGCCGGACCTCGCCGCGTCTTCCCTGCCGCGCGTGAAAGCCCCTGTGTTACTGGTAGTCGGAGGGCTGGACACGCAGGTCATCGAGCTCAACCAGCAGACTCTGGATAAACTGACGTCCGTTAAAGAGCTGTCGCTAGTCCCCGGAGCCACCCACCTCTTTGAAGAGCAGGGCGCGCTGCCGCAGGTGGCCAACCTGGCCGCTGCCTGGTTCGCGAGATACCTCGGCAACCCTAAAGGCTAG
- a CDS encoding archease: MPRYRLIPHTADAGLYAYGKTLDEAFANAAYGMFAVMTDLRKVRETEERRISITEKDKETLLFEWLNRLLYLFDVEQLLFKRFEVALNGTHLTATCYGEKFDPERHEMIIGVKSATYYTLEVRENKPRVRVVFDV; the protein is encoded by the coding sequence ATGCCGCGCTACCGCCTAATCCCGCACACCGCCGATGCCGGTCTCTACGCCTACGGCAAAACGCTCGATGAAGCCTTCGCCAATGCCGCCTACGGCATGTTCGCCGTCATGACCGACCTCAGGAAAGTAAGAGAGACCGAGGAGCGGCGCATCTCAATAACGGAGAAGGATAAGGAGACACTCCTCTTCGAGTGGCTCAACCGCCTGCTTTATCTTTTCGACGTGGAGCAGCTGCTGTTCAAGCGCTTTGAGGTTGCTCTCAACGGGACGCATTTAACGGCGACCTGTTACGGCGAGAAGTTCGACCCAGAACGGCATGAGATGATTATCGGGGTCAAGAGCGCCACCTACTACACGCTCGAAGTGCGCGAGAATAAGCCGAGGGTAAGGGTGGTGTTCGATGTGTAG
- a CDS encoding DUF3343 domain-containing protein, whose amino-acid sequence MEHAMRAEKFLKAAGFSARIIVPPYLLDTGCNLGLIFDLSKLQEVERLLKEKRVEYTHIGPLGECQ is encoded by the coding sequence ATGGAACATGCCATGCGGGCTGAAAAATTCCTGAAGGCTGCCGGGTTCAGCGCGCGGATAATAGTCCCGCCATATCTGCTCGATACCGGCTGCAACCTGGGATTGATTTTCGACCTCTCAAAGCTGCAGGAAGTCGAGCGCCTGTTGAAGGAAAAGCGGGTGGAATACACTCATATCGGGCCGCTGGGGGAGTGCCAGTAA